A window from Symbiopectobacterium purcellii encodes these proteins:
- the rlmM gene encoding 23S rRNA (cytidine(2498)-2'-O)-methyltransferase RlmM, giving the protein MNKVILYCRPGFEKECAAEITEKATAHEVFGFARVKENCGYVMYECYQHEDADRLIKTLPFDTLVFARQWFVCGELLRDLPPEDRITPIVGMLTGAIERAGELRVEVPDTNESKELLKFCRKFTVPLRAALKENGILLPYEKASRPVVHVLFIAPGHCYVGYSYSNNHSPFYMGIPRLKFPSDAPSRSTLKLEEAFHVFIPADEWDERLASGMYAVDLGACPGGWTYQLVKRSMMVHAVDNGTMAQSLMDTGQVTHHAVDGFRFEPPRNNITWLVCDMVEKPARVANLMADWLVKGWCREVIFNLKLPMKKRYEEVTQNLALLSERLSENGINFEIRARQLYHDREEVTVHARRIWGAVPGRRDER; this is encoded by the coding sequence ATGAATAAGGTAATTTTATATTGCCGCCCCGGTTTCGAAAAAGAGTGTGCGGCAGAGATAACGGAAAAAGCCACCGCCCACGAGGTTTTTGGTTTCGCCAGGGTTAAAGAAAACTGTGGCTATGTGATGTATGAATGCTATCAGCATGAAGATGCCGATCGTTTAATCAAAACGTTGCCGTTTGATACCCTGGTTTTTGCCCGTCAATGGTTCGTGTGCGGTGAGTTGTTGCGCGATTTGCCGCCGGAAGATCGCATTACCCCGATCGTCGGCATGCTGACCGGTGCCATTGAGCGTGCCGGCGAGCTGCGTGTTGAAGTACCGGACACCAATGAAAGCAAGGAACTGCTGAAGTTTTGCCGCAAGTTCACCGTGCCTTTGCGCGCCGCACTGAAGGAAAACGGCATTCTGCTGCCGTATGAAAAGGCCTCTCGTCCGGTTGTCCATGTGCTGTTTATTGCCCCGGGGCATTGCTATGTGGGTTATTCCTACAGCAATAACCACTCACCGTTTTACATGGGGATCCCGCGCCTGAAATTCCCTTCAGATGCGCCAAGCCGTTCTACGCTGAAACTGGAAGAGGCGTTTCACGTTTTCATTCCAGCAGATGAGTGGGATGAGCGGTTGGCCAGCGGCATGTACGCGGTGGATTTGGGGGCGTGCCCCGGCGGTTGGACCTATCAACTGGTGAAACGCAGTATGATGGTGCATGCCGTGGATAACGGCACCATGGCGCAAAGTCTGATGGATACCGGGCAGGTGACCCACCACGCCGTCGATGGTTTCCGCTTTGAGCCACCGCGTAACAATATCACCTGGCTGGTGTGCGATATGGTGGAGAAACCGGCGCGAGTGGCTAACCTGATGGCCGACTGGTTGGTGAAGGGGTGGTGCCGGGAAGTGATATTCAACCTCAAGCTGCCAATGAAAAAACGTTATGAGGAAGTGACGCAAAATCTGGCGTTGCTGAGCGAGCGCTTGAGCGAGAATGGCATCAATTTTGAGATTCGTGCTCGCCAACTGTATCACGATCGCGAAGAGGTAACGGTACACGCGCGGCGTATATGGGGCGCGGTGCCGGGACGGCGCGACGAGCGTTAA
- a CDS encoding DUF423 domain-containing protein, whose product MNSRFMLMFSAISGFVFVALGAFGAHVLSKSLGAAEMAWLKTGLEYQAFHTLAILALSVLMRQRRNLWFYWSSIALALGTVLFSGSLYCLALSHLRFWAFVTPVGGLFFLTGWVLMLIGVLRQTRKAKSNE is encoded by the coding sequence ATGAACAGTCGTTTTATGCTGATGTTTTCCGCGATCAGCGGGTTTGTTTTTGTGGCGTTGGGCGCCTTTGGCGCACATGTGCTCAGCAAATCGCTGGGCGCAGCCGAAATGGCCTGGCTAAAAACCGGGCTTGAATATCAGGCGTTTCATACGCTGGCGATCCTGGCGTTGTCGGTATTGATGCGCCAGCGTCGTAATCTGTGGTTTTATTGGAGCAGCATTGCGTTGGCACTTGGCACTGTGCTGTTTAGCGGCAGTCTTTATTGTCTGGCGCTGTCGCACCTGCGGTTTTGGGCGTTTGTCACGCCGGTTGGCGGTCTTTTCTTCCTGACCGGATGGGTATTGATGTTGATTGGCGTGCTGCGCCAGACAAGAAAGGCGAAAAGTAATGAATAA